The genomic window TAGTTAGTAGTTTTGCAGCTGATTCTGATTTAGTAAAACAAGGTGAAAAAATCTTTAATACTAATACTCAGGGAAATTGTTTAGCATGTCATGCTGCAAATGGTAAAAAGCTAGATGGTCCAGGAAGTATGGGCCCTGTTTTACAAAATTTATCAGTTTGGCCAGAAGAGGCTTTATATGAAAAAATTTATGATCCTTATACAACAAATCCAATCTCTGCTATGCCAGCATTTGGTAAAAATGGTTGGTTGAGTGATTCAGAAATTAAAGCAGTAGTTGCTTATTTAAAAACTATAAATTAATAATAAGGAAAAGAAAATGATTAATAGAAGAAATTTTTTAGGTTTAGGATTAGGAGCTGTGGCAGTTGCTGTAATTCCTGGTAAATTAAGTGCAATTGATTTTAGAGAAACTAAGCCAAAAGCTTGGACTGCAACAAAAGTTGATGAAGCGGTAAAAGAACTTTTTGGAACAACAGCTACAACTGAGGGAAGTATTAAATTAAATGCTCCTGATATTGCTGAAAATGGTGCTGTAATTCCTGTTTCTTTTGAAACAGATTTAAAAGCTACAAAAATTGCTGTTTTCCAAGATGCAAATCCTGAAAGTGCAGTTGCAGTATTTACAATTCCTGAAAATGCAGTAATTGATTATGCAATTAGAATTAAATTAGCAAAAACTGGAACAGTAACAGTTATAGCAGAAGCTGATGGAAAATTATATTCAGCATCAAAATTAGTAAAAGTAACTATTGGTGGATGTGGTGGTTGATTTTATTCAACTAAGCAATTAAATATTAAAATATAAATAAAAATTAAAGGAATTAAAATGGCAGATTCAACAAAAATAAAAGCAAAATTAAAAGATGGAATAGTTGAAGTAAAAGCATTAGCAACACATCCAATGTTAAGTTACCAAGAAGCAGAAAGAGCAAAAAAAGAAGCAAACTTTATTACTTATGTAGTAGCAAAAGTTGGTGGGAAAATTGTTTATGAAGCTTCTACAAGTCAATTTTTATCAAAAGACCCGTATATGAAATTTTCATTTAAAGGTGGAGCAGTTGGTGATGATATTGAGATTACTTGGAAAGATTTAAAAGGTACTACAGATGTTAGTACTGAAAAAATTAAATAGTTACTAACTTTTAGTAATTTAATAAAAAGGAGATACGATGTTATCAAAAATTGTAAAGTCAACAGCATTTCTAGCATTAACAGTATGTGCTTTAAATGCAGCTGATTTTAATGCAAAAGCAGAGAAAGATAGAATTGAAGCCGTAAAATATTTTGAAGCAAAGTTTGCTGATCCTGAAAAAAACAAAGATAAATTTTTCCCTTATGCAACTGATGATGAGTTGAAAAATGATTATGAAAAAAATTTAAAGCATGATGACTTTAATATTGGAACTTATGCATATTCAAAAGATGCGAAATCACAATATGAAGCAATTAAAGAGATGCCACCATATGAGTCAGATATTGAAACAGGAGAAGCTTTATATAACAAAAAGTTTGCAAATGGTAAATCATTTGCAACTTGTTTTCCAGATCCTGCTGTAACAAACATGTATCCATATTTTGATGAAAAGAAAAAAGATGTTGTAACTTTAACTTCAGCTGTTAACGATTGTTTAAGAGATAATGGTGAAAAAGAATGGGATACAAAAAAAGGTGACATTGCAAATCTTCAAGCATATTTAGTAAATGCAACAACTGAAGCTGGTAAAAAATTTGATATTAAAATTCAAAGTGAAGCAGCTAAAAAAGCATATGAAGCAGGAAAAGAGTATTACTATACTCAAAGAGGATATTTAAAAATGTCATGTGCAACTTGTCATATTCAAGGTGCAGGTCAAAGAGTTAGAAATGAAAAACTTTCTCCACTTGTAGGACAAATTACACAATTCCCTGTTTACAGATTAAAATGGGAGAGTTTAGGAACTATTGAAAGAAGATTATCAGGATGTATTGTTGATCAAGGACAAGTTGCACCAAAAGATGAAAGTACTCAAATGAAAGAACTTATATATTTCATAGCGTATATATCAAATGGTATGGCAATTGATGGTCCAGATATAAGAAAATAATAAAGGTGAATATTATGAAAAAAACAATTTTAAAATTCGCAACTGTAACAGCATTATTAACTTATGGATTAGTTAACGCATCAGCTTCTGATATATCTAAATTAGATGTTAAAAAAGAGTGTAATGTTGAAGTAAATGGAGTTGAAAAAGTAATAGCTACAGCTGCTAAGTATAATGAAATAGCTATAAAACATAAAGTTGAATTTATGAGACTTGGAATGAAAGCTAGCCAATATATTGAAGCTGTAGATGCTGCATTAAAATCAGGCGCTAAAAATATTGATATAGTAGATGATAAAAAGAAAAAAACAAGTGAAGCTACAATTGAATTTGGCGCGTGGCGAGCTTGTTCTTTTGCAATAAGTGCTTTAACTCAAGAAGAAGAAGCAAAAACTGATTGGAAACTTGCAAGTCCAAGTGATGGTTACAAATATTAATTAATAAATATTAATAGGTTTAAAAAGTCAAGATTTTTTACTCTTGACTTTTTTTATTCTCATAAACCCAGAAATACTATGAAAACATAGTACTTTTAAACTGATATAAGGTATAAAAAATGAGTAAATTAAGTAGAAGAGAGTTTGTTTATATGATGGCTGTACTTGGTGCTGCTCCTGTATTTGCTAATTCTCATACAAGAATGACAGATATTACAAACAAGTTAGAAGATTATTATAAATTAAAACCATTTGGTAATGCAAGATTTTTACATATGACAGATTGTCATGCTCAACTATTACCTGTATATTTTAGAGAGCCTAGTGTTAACTTAGGATTTTTTAGTAATTTTGGTAAACCACCTCATATTGTAGGTGAGAAGTTACTTGATTATTATGGAATTAAAGGTAATAAAAGACTTGAATATGCGTATTCATGTGTAAATTTTGAAGAACACGCAAAAGTGATGGGAAAAGTTGGTGGATTTTCTCAAATTAAAACTGTTGTTGATTTTCTAAGAGATAGTTATGGAAAAGAAAAAACTCTTTTATTAGATGGTGGAGATACTTGGCAAGGAACTGCAACTGCACTTTGGACAAGAGGTAAAGATATGGTTGGTGCTATGAATTTACTTGGTGTTGATGTGGCTGTTGGGCATTGGGAATTTACATATAAAGCAGAAGAAGTTTTAGAAAATGTAAAATTACTAAATGCAGAATTTTTAGCTCAAAATATTTTTGTAAAAGAAGATTCTTTAATGAATGGTATTGAAGCTTATGATGAAGAAAGTGGATTAGCATTTAAACCATATACGATTAAACAAATGGGTAATGCAAGAGTTGCAATTATTGGTCAAGCATTCCCTTATACAACTATTGCAAATCCTCAAAGATTTATTCCTGATTGGACTTTTGGGATTAAAGATGACAATATGCAAGAAATTGTAAACAAAATCAAAGAGGAAGAAAAACCAGATGCAATTATCGTTCTTTCTCATAATGGTTTTGATACTGATAAAAAAATGGCAGAAGTTTGTACAGGAATTGATTTTATTATGGGTGGGCATACTCATGATGGTGTTCCAGAAGCTGTTCCTGTTAAAAATGCTAGTGGTACAACGTATGTTTGTAATGCAGGAAGTAATGGTAAATTCTTAAATGTTTTAGATTTAGATATTCAAAATGGAAAAATCAAAGACTTTAAATTTACACTTTTACCAATTTTCTCAGATTTAATTCCTGAAAATAAAGAGATGAAAAAATATATTGAAGATGTAAGACTTCCTTTCTTAAAAGATTTAACAAGAGAAATTGCAACAACTGATACAACACTATTTAGAAGAGGAAACTTCAATGGTTCTTGGGATCAAATTATTTGTGATGCACTTTTAGAAGTAAAAGAAGCGCAGATTTCATTAAGTCCAGGATTTAGATGGGGAACTTCTGTAATGCCAGGACAAGCAATTACTTTTGATGATTTAATGACACAAACAGCAATGACATATCCAGAAACATATGCAAGAGATATAACAGGAACAGATATTAAAGCTATTTTAGAAGATGTTGCTGATAACTTATTTAATGAAGACCCATATTATCAACAAGGTGGAGATATGGTAAGAACAGGTGGAATTTCATATAAAATTAATCCAAAAGGAAAAATGGGTGAAAGAATATCTGATATAGTTCTTACAAAAACAGGTCAAAAACTTGATGCAAACAAATCTTATAAAGTTGCAGGTTGGTCAACAGTTGGTGCTCAATCTCCTGGTGAACCAGTTTGGGAAACAGTTGAAACATATTTAAAAAATGTAAAACATATTAGTAATATTAAAGTTGATACTCCTGATATTATTGGAGTAAAAGGTAATCCTGGCATTATCTAATTTTTAAGTATAAAGAGGATTTCTCTTTATACTTTTTCTATTTAATAAATCTTTTTTTGTAAATATTTATTAAGTTGAAAAAAGGATTTTAATTTGATAAAAACTTTACTGATATGGCTTTTTCTTTTTATGAATTTAATTGCTGACTATAAAGAGGGAAAAGAAATCTTCCAAAATAAATGTTCCTCTTGCCATGAAAACTACATTGATATTAATATAATAAAAGAGAATTTTTTTGATAAGAATAATAAGCTTTTAAATTTAAAAGCACCAACTGTTAATATGTTAGCTTATGAAATTATGGATAGTTCAAAAAAAATAGGCGATGAAACAGACCCAGAAATGAGAGAAATTGAAATACAAAGTTTTTTAAAATCATATTTAGAGAATCCGGATAGATTTAATTCAATTTGTGATGAACATATTTTAAAATATTATGATGTTAAAAAAAGTATGAAACTAAGTGATGATGAATACAATAATTTAGCGATATTTTTTATGGAATATAAAAAACATTTAACAATTAAAGATACTACAGCAAACACTTTAGCAAGTACAAATGAATCTGAAATTTTAAAAAAAGCAAAAAAAGAAAATAAACTTATTATGGTTTATGTTAATTCAAAAACTTGTCATTATTGTAAAACAATGAATAAAGAAGTTCTAGGTTTAGAAGATGTTCAAACTCAAATAAATAAAAATTATTTATTTATAAAAATTGATGTTGATGAAACAGCTTTACCTTTTGATTTGAAAAAAGTTTATAAACAAATAACGCCAACTTTTTTTGTTCTTTCAAAAGAGGGAACTTATCTTAAACAATATCCTGGAGCTTGGGTAAAAAGTGATTTTTTAGAAATTTTAAAAGAGAATGTGAAATAAATGAAAGATTTAGGAATTGTATTAGAAACATTTAGTGCCACAAAAGAATCAAGTGGACTTCCTCGGCCAAAAGTCAGAGAATTAAATCTTATAAAAGATTTTGGAATAGAAAATGATAAATTTGCAGGAAAAAAACTTGATCAAACTGTTATGATTGTAGGAATAAAGTCTTATAAAATAGCTTTAGAAAATGGAATAAAATTAGAGTATGGAAGTTTAGGAGAAAATATTTTATTAGATTTTGATCCACATGATTTAATTGTCAATCAAGAGTTAATAATAGGAACTTCAATAATTCAAATTACTCAAATATGTACCGTTTGTAGTCATCTTAGTATTTTTGGTGAAGAATTACCAACTTTACTAAAAAATCATAGAGGACTTTATTGTAAAATCTTAAAAGATGGTATCATATCAAAAGATATGATAGTAAAAATTAAGGAATAATTCAGATGAAAAAAATTATATTAATTATATTAATAACAATATGTTCTTATGCTCAATCAAAGTTTAATGATCCTCAACCGACATTTGAAAACCCTAGAAAATTAGTAATAAATTTACATAATGATGATTTAGATACGGTTAATCATACTATTGGTTCAATTTATAATATTCTAAAAGAGTATCCAAGTGATACTTTAAAAGTTGCAGTTGTTTTATATGGGAAAGGTATGAGAGCAATAAAAAAAGATTATGATAAAAATACACTTGCTCGAATTACATCTTTAATGGAATATGATGTTGAATTTGTGGGATGTAGAAATACGATGGAAACAATGAACTGGAAAGATGATGATTTTATTGATGGCGTTGAATTTGTTCAAGCTGGAATTGTAGAAGTAATTGAGAGACAAATGATTGGATATGTTGGTATCACACCTTATTAATAAGAAAGGATAAAAAATGTTTAAAAAATTTTTAATTTTAACAAGCTTGATTTTTGCATTTAATTTATCATTAAATGCAAAACAAATATCAGAATTTGAGTGTGCAAAAAAAGGTGAAAATTTTATATTTGCAGGTAATGAATGTATAAAATACAAAGAGTTCAAAGGTGAAGTTGAAGGTACAATAAATATTATTGTTCATGGAACTTGGAAAGAAGGAACTGACACACTTGCAAGATATGCTCCTTTTGCTGAAGATATTGCAATGAGAACAGATGTTACAACAATAGCCGTTGCCCTTCCTGGATATGCTGGAAGTTCTACAAATAAATTTACATCTTTATCTCATGATGGAGTTGAAAATTTGGCTGCAAAAAAAGAGTATGTTGAATTTTTAGGGCAATTAGTTGAGGAATTAAAAAATAAATATGATGCTTCAACTGTTACATACATAGGTCATAGTGCTGGTTGTATGATGGGTGCAACATTAACTGGCCTTAAACCAGATTTGATAAATAATATTCTTTGTGCTGGAGGAGTTTATAATATCCATGAAAAAACAGATGTTAAAGATTTAATCTCAATAAGTGATGTATTAGATAAAGTTAATAAACAAACAAAATTTGCTCTTGTTTATGGAACAGCAGATGATATTTCTCCACCTAAGTTAACACTTGATTTTTATAAATTAGCAAAAGAAAAAGGTTTAGATGTAAGACTTGTAGAAGCAAAAGATGCTCTTCACTTGGATTTAGATATGACAAATGCCTCAATAAATGCTATTTTAGAATTGGTTGAAGAGTAAAATATTTAATAAAAAGTTTAATAAATTATGGAATATTTTACTCTATAAGTAAATGTTAAAATAGGTTTACCATAATCTACGGTAAACCTATAAACTTTTAGATAAAGATTTTAATAAATTTGGTATGAGATTATTTTGTTAATAATAACTCATTAAATTTAGCTAACCATTCAGGATGTGCAGGCCAAGCAGCAGCTGTTACTAAATTCCCATCAACAATTGCACTTTCAAATCCAATATCTGCCCATGTTCCACCACCAAGACCCACATCAGGAGCACAAGCTGGATAACAAGAACAAGTTTTATTTTTTATAATTCCAGCAGCTGCAAGAACTAAAATACCATGACAAACAGAAGCAATTGGTTTATTTGCGCTATTGAAGTTTTGAACAATTTCAATAACTCTTGCATTTAATCTAATATACTCAGGAGCACGTCCACCAGGAATTAGTAACGCATCATAAGATAATTCATCAACTTCTGAAAAAGAAGCATTTAAAGCAAAGTTGTGACCAGGTTTTTCTGTATAAGTTTGGTCACCCTCAAAATCATGAATAGCAGTTTTAATTTGATCTCCTGCTTTTTTATCTGGACAAACAACATCAACAACATAACCTAACATCTTTAGACATTGAAAAGGAACCATAAGTTCATAATCTTCCACAAAATCACCAGCTAATATTAAAATTCTTTTTGACATAACTTCTCCTTAATTTTATAAATTACTTTAATTCTATTGGAACAATGATTAAAACAAAATTTATTTTAAATCT from Arcobacter venerupis includes these protein-coding regions:
- the soxB gene encoding thiosulfohydrolase SoxB — its product is MSKLSRREFVYMMAVLGAAPVFANSHTRMTDITNKLEDYYKLKPFGNARFLHMTDCHAQLLPVYFREPSVNLGFFSNFGKPPHIVGEKLLDYYGIKGNKRLEYAYSCVNFEEHAKVMGKVGGFSQIKTVVDFLRDSYGKEKTLLLDGGDTWQGTATALWTRGKDMVGAMNLLGVDVAVGHWEFTYKAEEVLENVKLLNAEFLAQNIFVKEDSLMNGIEAYDEESGLAFKPYTIKQMGNARVAIIGQAFPYTTIANPQRFIPDWTFGIKDDNMQEIVNKIKEEEKPDAIIVLSHNGFDTDKKMAEVCTGIDFIMGGHTHDGVPEAVPVKNASGTTYVCNAGSNGKFLNVLDLDIQNGKIKDFKFTLLPIFSDLIPENKEMKKYIEDVRLPFLKDLTREIATTDTTLFRRGNFNGSWDQIICDALLEVKEAQISLSPGFRWGTSVMPGQAITFDDLMTQTAMTYPETYARDITGTDIKAILEDVADNLFNEDPYYQQGGDMVRTGGISYKINPKGKMGERISDIVLTKTGQKLDANKSYKVAGWSTVGAQSPGEPVWETVETYLKNVKHISNIKVDTPDIIGVKGNPGII
- a CDS encoding alpha/beta fold hydrolase; this translates as MFKKFLILTSLIFAFNLSLNAKQISEFECAKKGENFIFAGNECIKYKEFKGEVEGTINIIVHGTWKEGTDTLARYAPFAEDIAMRTDVTTIAVALPGYAGSSTNKFTSLSHDGVENLAAKKEYVEFLGQLVEELKNKYDASTVTYIGHSAGCMMGATLTGLKPDLINNILCAGGVYNIHEKTDVKDLISISDVLDKVNKQTKFALVYGTADDISPPKLTLDFYKLAKEKGLDVRLVEAKDALHLDLDMTNASINAILELVEE
- a CDS encoding MOSC domain-containing protein: MKDLGIVLETFSATKESSGLPRPKVRELNLIKDFGIENDKFAGKKLDQTVMIVGIKSYKIALENGIKLEYGSLGENILLDFDPHDLIVNQELIIGTSIIQITQICTVCSHLSIFGEELPTLLKNHRGLYCKILKDGIISKDMIVKIKE
- the soxZ gene encoding thiosulfate oxidation carrier complex protein SoxZ, with the translated sequence MADSTKIKAKLKDGIVEVKALATHPMLSYQEAERAKKEANFITYVVAKVGGKIVYEASTSQFLSKDPYMKFSFKGGAVGDDIEITWKDLKGTTDVSTEKIK
- a CDS encoding thioredoxin family protein, whose amino-acid sequence is MIKTLLIWLFLFMNLIADYKEGKEIFQNKCSSCHENYIDINIIKENFFDKNNKLLNLKAPTVNMLAYEIMDSSKKIGDETDPEMREIEIQSFLKSYLENPDRFNSICDEHILKYYDVKKSMKLSDDEYNNLAIFFMEYKKHLTIKDTTANTLASTNESEILKKAKKENKLIMVYVNSKTCHYCKTMNKEVLGLEDVQTQINKNYLFIKIDVDETALPFDLKKVYKQITPTFFVLSKEGTYLKQYPGAWVKSDFLEILKENVK
- the soxX gene encoding sulfur oxidation c-type cytochrome SoxX — translated: MNVIKRLLTASAISGLLVVSSFAADSDLVKQGEKIFNTNTQGNCLACHAANGKKLDGPGSMGPVLQNLSVWPEEALYEKIYDPYTTNPISAMPAFGKNGWLSDSEIKAVVAYLKTIN
- the soxY gene encoding thiosulfate oxidation carrier protein SoxY, encoding MINRRNFLGLGLGAVAVAVIPGKLSAIDFRETKPKAWTATKVDEAVKELFGTTATTEGSIKLNAPDIAENGAVIPVSFETDLKATKIAVFQDANPESAVAVFTIPENAVIDYAIRIKLAKTGTVTVIAEADGKLYSASKLVKVTIGGCGG
- a CDS encoding DsrE family protein: MKKIILIILITICSYAQSKFNDPQPTFENPRKLVINLHNDDLDTVNHTIGSIYNILKEYPSDTLKVAVVLYGKGMRAIKKDYDKNTLARITSLMEYDVEFVGCRNTMETMNWKDDDFIDGVEFVQAGIVEVIERQMIGYVGITPY
- the soxA gene encoding sulfur oxidation c-type cytochrome SoxA, encoding MLSKIVKSTAFLALTVCALNAADFNAKAEKDRIEAVKYFEAKFADPEKNKDKFFPYATDDELKNDYEKNLKHDDFNIGTYAYSKDAKSQYEAIKEMPPYESDIETGEALYNKKFANGKSFATCFPDPAVTNMYPYFDEKKKDVVTLTSAVNDCLRDNGEKEWDTKKGDIANLQAYLVNATTEAGKKFDIKIQSEAAKKAYEAGKEYYYTQRGYLKMSCATCHIQGAGQRVRNEKLSPLVGQITQFPVYRLKWESLGTIERRLSGCIVDQGQVAPKDESTQMKELIYFIAYISNGMAIDGPDIRK
- a CDS encoding DJ-1/PfpI family protein, which translates into the protein MSKRILILAGDFVEDYELMVPFQCLKMLGYVVDVVCPDKKAGDQIKTAIHDFEGDQTYTEKPGHNFALNASFSEVDELSYDALLIPGGRAPEYIRLNARVIEIVQNFNSANKPIASVCHGILVLAAAGIIKNKTCSCYPACAPDVGLGGGTWADIGFESAIVDGNLVTAAAWPAHPEWLAKFNELLLTK